The Microlunatus antarcticus genomic sequence GGACGTCGAGGGCGCCGAGGCGGTACGGGCCGTCGGGCATGCCGGCGGCCACCATCGCGTCGGTGACCAGGACGACCCCGTCCGGCCCGGCGGCGGCGAGCGCCATGCGGAGCACCTCCTCGGCGACGTGGAACCCGTCGGCGATGAGCTCCGCGGCCACCCGGGGGTCGGTCAGCAGGCGCGGCACCGGACCCGGTCGGCGGTGGTGGATCGGCGTCATGGCGTTGAAGACGTGGGTGCCGACGTCCGCACCGGCGTCGAGCGCGCGGGCGACCATGGCGTCGTCCGCCGCCGTGTGCCCGACCGCGACCCGGACGCCGGACGCCACGAAGCGGCGTACGGCGTCGAGCCCGCCGGGGAGCTCGGGGGCCAGGGTCACCAGCCGCAGGGTGCCGCGGCCCGCCTCGACGAGGCGGTCCACGGTGGCCGGGCCGGGGGCACGCAGGAGGTCCTGCTGGTGGGCGCCGGGCTGCTCGACCGAGAGGAACGGTCCCTCGAGGTGCACCCCGGCCAGGTGGCCGTCGTCGACGAGGTCGGCGAGCACGTCCAGCTGGGCGGCGAGGTCGTCCAGCGAGGCGGTGACCAGGCTGGCGAAGCTCGTGGTGGTGCCGTTCCGGGCGTGGAAGTCGAGGCCGGCGAGGATCGCGTCAGCGTCGCCGGAGGCGTAGTCGTGCCCACCGCCGCCGTGCACGTGGGTGTCGACGAAGCCGGGGACGACCCAGCCGCCGAGCCGTTCGGCGCGCTCGTCGCCGTTGTTGGGGTGCACCGCGGACACCCGGTCGCCCCGCACCTCGACCACGGCGTCGTCGACGACGCCGGCGGGCGTGACGACATGGGCAGCACGGAACCGCTGGACGTCGTCGGTCACCCGGTCAGGCTAAGGGGCCCCGCTGCCGGGTGGGGCAACCGCCCCGGTCGGTCGTGCGCGACCTATTACCGTGGATGACCTACCGACGAGAGGACCGAGATGGCAGACGAGCTGACCGGACGCACCGTGGCGTTCCTGATGGCGAACGCGGGCGTGGAGCAGGTCGAGCTGACCGGACCGCGCGACGCCCTGACGAAGGCCGGCGCGACCGTCGTCCTGATCGCGCCGGAGCGCGGGACGATCCAGGCGTTCGAGAACGACGTCGAGAAGGCGGACACCTTCGAGGCCGACCTCGCCGTGGCCGACGCGGACCCGGCCGACTACGACCTGCTGGTCCTGCCCGGCGGCACGACCAACCCGGACGCCCTCCGGCTGGACGAGGACGCGGTCGGCTTCGTCTCCGCGTTCGTCGGGGCCGGCAAGCCGGTCGGGGCGATCTGCCACGGCCCGTGGACGCTGGTCGAGGCCGACGTGCTCCGCGGCAAGACGCTGGCCAGCTGGCCGTCGCTGAAGACCGACGTCCGCAACGCCGGCGGCACCTGGCGCGACGAGCAGGTGTTCCGCTGCCCCGCGAACGGCTGGGTCCTGATCACCAGCCGCAACCCCGACGACATCCCCGCGTTCAGCGAGGCGCTGGTGGGCGAGCTGTCGGCGTAGGGCTCCCCCGCCCGAACTTCTGTGCGGTTGACGACCTCTGGTGTCGTCAACCGCCCAGAAGTTCTACGGCGACCCAGGACGGCTGGCGATCAATGGTCTGAGGTCTGACCATTGACGCGAGCGCTCGACCTCCGACAAGATCACGGGCACCATCCCGCCGCGCGGAACGAGCTGCCCATGACGAGCACACCCAGCGAGAAGCAGGTCGACCCTCCCCTCGACGCCGTCCTCGACGAGGACGCGAAGGCGCTGGCCGAGCTCGGCTACACCCAAGAGCTCCACCGCGGGATGTCGGGCTTCTCGAACTTCGCCGTCTCGTTCTCGATCATC encodes the following:
- a CDS encoding N-acetylglucosamine-6-phosphate deacetylase gives rise to the protein MTDDVQRFRAAHVVTPAGVVDDAVVEVRGDRVSAVHPNNGDERAERLGGWVVPGFVDTHVHGGGGHDYASGDADAILAGLDFHARNGTTTSFASLVTASLDDLAAQLDVLADLVDDGHLAGVHLEGPFLSVEQPGAHQQDLLRAPGPATVDRLVEAGRGTLRLVTLAPELPGGLDAVRRFVASGVRVAVGHTAADDAMVARALDAGADVGTHVFNAMTPIHHRRPGPVPRLLTDPRVAAELIADGFHVAEEVLRMALAAAGPDGVVLVTDAMVAAGMPDGPYRLGALDVRVVDGQARLLTDDGTPGSIAGSTLTTARAFALVAAITGDLAATARFASTNAARHYGLDAGTVEAGGPADLCLVDDRGTLQRVMRRGRWLEAA
- a CDS encoding type 1 glutamine amidotransferase domain-containing protein, translated to MADELTGRTVAFLMANAGVEQVELTGPRDALTKAGATVVLIAPERGTIQAFENDVEKADTFEADLAVADADPADYDLLVLPGGTTNPDALRLDEDAVGFVSAFVGAGKPVGAICHGPWTLVEADVLRGKTLASWPSLKTDVRNAGGTWRDEQVFRCPANGWVLITSRNPDDIPAFSEALVGELSA